One Euphorbia lathyris chromosome 1, ddEupLath1.1, whole genome shotgun sequence DNA segment encodes these proteins:
- the LOC136210703 gene encoding uncharacterized protein: MLSPCLIEAKEACFNGCFPGFPQSETAKSITTAASSRYEFENAMISSISPNSRFTNHESIPSLHESLTNFIASFPQFPLTDHADKIRQQHYYHLSSSDHVCLDYIGHGLFSYSQLSSSISIPSTSTTPPSNPNSNSDSNSLFFNVSYKSVSLNSQLQYGAPESDLETNIRRRIMSFMNVSEDEYTMVFTANQGSAFKIVAEAYPFQSHSNVLTVYDYENESVKSMIENCKKKRARIMSAEFVWPGMRIQGRKLQKKLESKRKSKSRRGLFVFPLQSRVTGARYSYSWMRIAEENGWHVLLDATSLGAKDMETLGLSILKPDFLICSFFKIFGENPSGFACLFVKRSSLSVLKDSSMATNTGIVKLVPAVKPSEVSEELSISEIEESEIGDSEMEFKGLDDADKLGLILISTRSRYLINWLINALMSLEHPYSENGHPPIKIYGPKIKFERGPAVAFNVFDWKGEKIDPELVQKLADRNNISLSYGFLRNIWVPDEEEEEREKMLMEGRSGLCVVTVALGFLTSFEDVYRLWSFVSCFLDADFVEKERWRYTALNQNIIEV; this comes from the coding sequence ATGCTTTCACCTTGCCTTATAGAGGCAAAAGAAGCTTGCTTCAATGGCTGTTTTCCAGGCTTTCCTCAATCTGAAACAGCTAAATCCATAACCACCGCTGCTTCTTCCCGCTATGAATTCGAAAATGCAATGATTTCATCAATTTCCCCCAATTCCCGATTCACCAATCACGAATCCATCCCTTCTTTACACGAATCACTCACCAATTTCATCGCATCATTCCCTCAATTTCCCCTCACCGATCACGCCGATAAAATCCGGCAACAACACTACTATCATCTATCCTCCTCCGATCATGTCTGTCTTGATTACATCGGCCATGGCCTCTTCTCATATTCTCAgctttcttcttccatttcaatTCCCTCTACATCAACTACCCCTCCTTCGAATCCCAATTCCAATTCCGATTCCAATTCGCTGTTCTTCAATGTTTCCTACAAGTCAGTGAGCTTGAATTCTCAATTGCAATACGGCGCCCCGGAATCCGACCTGGAAACGAACATACGGAGGAGAATTATGAGCTTCATGAATGTTTCTGAAGATGAATATACTATGGTTTTCACCGCGAATCAAGGTTCCGCTTTCAAAATTGTTGCAGAAGCTTATCCGTTTCAGTCTCACAGCAATGTTCTTACAGTTTATGACTACGAAAACGAGTCCGTGAAATCGATGATCGAGAATTGTAAGAAAAAACGAGCAAGAATCATGTCAGCTGAATTCGTTTGGCCTGGAATGAGAATCCAGGGaagaaaattacagaaaaagTTAGAAAGCAAGAGAAAAAGCAAAAGTCGCCGAGGATTATTTGTTTTTCCGCTTCAATCAAGAGTTACCGGAGCAAGATATTCATACTCCTGGATGAGAATCGCCGAGGAAAACGGATGGCACGTCTTGCTTGACGCAACTTCATTAGGAGCTAAAGATATGGAAACTCTAGGACTTTCTATCTTGAAGCCTGATTTTCTCATCTGCTCTTTCTTCAAGATATTCGGCGAAAACCCATCTGGTTTCGCGTGTTTATTCGTGAAAAGATCGAGTCTTTCCGTGTTAAAAGATTCATCCATGGCTACAAACACAGGTATAGTGAAACTTGTCCCTGCTGTAAAACCATCTGAGGTATCTGAAGAACTctcaatttctgaaattgaaGAATCAGAAATTGGGGATTCAGAAATGGAATTCAAGGGTTTAGATGATGCAGATAAATTGGGGCTAATTCTTATAAGTACAAGATCAAGGTACTTAATAAACTGGTTGATAAATGCATTAATGAGTCTAGAACATCCATATTCAGAAAATGGGCATCCCCCAATTAAAATTTATGGGCCAAAGATAAAGTTTGAAAGAGGGCCTGCAGTGGCATTCAATGTTTTTGATTGGAAAGGGGAAAAAATTGATCCTGAACTTGTGCAGAAACTTGCTGACAGAAACAACATTTCATTGAGCTATGGATTTTTGAGGAACATTTGGGTtcctgatgaagaagaagaagagagggaGAAAATGTTAATGGAGGGAAGGAGTGGTTTATGTGTAGTTACAGTAGCACTTGGATTTTTGACGAGTTTTGAGGATGTTTATAggctttggtcgtttgtttcaTGTTTTTTGGATGCGGATTTTGTGGAGAAAGAGAGATGGAGATATACTGCTCTTAATCAGAATATAATTGAAGTTTAG